A single window of Pseudarthrobacter psychrotolerans DNA harbors:
- a CDS encoding M3 family metallopeptidase, whose protein sequence is MTNPLLSASTLPYGLPPFARIRPSDYAEAVGAGLAEHLVEIQAIVDNHAPANFENTALAMEKAGQLLERATASFFTLVSADATDEIRDLETELAPRISAHQDEIYLNRALFDRFAAIDSSGLDPESVRLVEEYVKEFRQSGIQLEVRGQQRLKEINAELSKLGTEFGQRVKEAMKSAALLLDTAAELAGLPADDVASAAEAARAVGHDEKFLLTLIQPSNQPALAALENRDVRRRLFEASIGRGSDGGGLDVLDLARSTAGLRAEKAAILGFANYAELVVDRQTASDFGAVQSMLNRLAPAAVRNADAEAAALAEVAGHPLEAWDWAYYSAKVRREKYAVDEQALRPYFELDRVLRDGVFFAATSLYGITFHERKDLAGYHPDVRVWEVRDQDGSGLGLFLGDYYTRESKRGGAWMNSLVEQSVLLGTRPVVINNLNISKPPAGEPTLLTLDELRTTFHEFGHALHGLLSNVTYPRFAGTAVPRDFVEYPSQVNEMWILWPEVLANYARHHATGEPLPQQVVDKLNDSRLWGEGFGTTEYLGAALLDLAWHVLDGTGIPDDVLAFEAKSLAAAGVAHALIPPRYRTGYFQHIFAGDGYAAGYYSYIWSEVLDAETVDWFTESGGITRANGERFRQELLSCGNSRDPLESFRALRGRDAELEPLLKRRGLE, encoded by the coding sequence ATGACGAATCCCCTGCTCAGCGCCAGCACCCTGCCCTATGGACTGCCGCCATTTGCCCGGATCAGACCATCCGATTACGCCGAGGCCGTCGGCGCCGGCCTGGCGGAGCATCTCGTGGAAATCCAGGCGATCGTGGACAACCACGCACCGGCGAACTTCGAGAATACGGCCCTGGCCATGGAGAAGGCCGGCCAACTGCTTGAGCGGGCGACGGCTTCCTTCTTCACTCTTGTCTCAGCCGACGCAACAGACGAAATCCGTGACCTGGAGACCGAACTCGCACCCCGCATTTCGGCGCATCAGGACGAGATCTACCTCAATCGCGCACTGTTCGACCGGTTCGCGGCGATTGACAGCTCCGGGCTTGATCCTGAGTCCGTCCGGCTCGTGGAAGAGTACGTGAAGGAGTTCCGCCAGTCCGGGATCCAGCTCGAAGTTCGGGGCCAGCAAAGGCTGAAGGAAATCAACGCGGAGCTGTCCAAGCTCGGCACGGAGTTCGGCCAGCGGGTCAAGGAGGCCATGAAATCGGCCGCACTGCTGCTGGACACGGCAGCAGAGTTGGCCGGCTTGCCGGCCGACGATGTCGCCAGCGCCGCTGAGGCGGCCCGCGCCGTTGGCCACGACGAAAAATTCCTGCTGACGCTGATCCAGCCCAGCAACCAGCCCGCCCTGGCTGCCCTGGAAAACCGTGACGTCCGCCGTCGGCTGTTTGAGGCCTCCATCGGCCGGGGCAGTGACGGCGGCGGCCTGGACGTCCTGGACCTGGCCAGGTCTACGGCCGGCCTGCGCGCTGAAAAGGCAGCCATTCTGGGTTTCGCCAACTATGCCGAACTCGTGGTGGACCGTCAGACGGCCAGCGACTTTGGGGCGGTCCAGTCCATGCTGAACAGGCTGGCGCCCGCCGCGGTACGCAATGCCGACGCCGAGGCTGCGGCCCTTGCTGAAGTGGCAGGCCATCCCTTGGAGGCCTGGGACTGGGCATATTACTCCGCCAAGGTGCGGCGCGAAAAGTACGCCGTGGACGAGCAGGCCCTCCGGCCCTATTTCGAGCTGGACCGCGTTCTCCGGGACGGTGTCTTCTTCGCCGCCACATCCCTCTACGGCATCACCTTCCACGAACGGAAGGACCTCGCAGGTTACCACCCGGACGTCCGCGTCTGGGAAGTCCGGGACCAGGACGGGAGCGGGCTGGGGTTGTTCCTGGGCGACTACTACACCCGCGAATCCAAGCGGGGCGGCGCCTGGATGAACTCGCTGGTGGAACAGTCCGTCCTGCTCGGCACCCGGCCGGTGGTGATCAACAACCTCAATATCTCCAAGCCGCCGGCAGGCGAGCCCACGCTCCTGACACTGGACGAGCTGCGCACCACTTTCCACGAGTTCGGACACGCACTCCACGGCCTGTTGTCGAACGTGACGTATCCGCGGTTCGCCGGGACTGCTGTCCCCCGCGACTTTGTGGAATACCCGTCGCAGGTCAACGAGATGTGGATCCTGTGGCCGGAGGTGCTTGCAAATTATGCCCGGCACCACGCCACCGGCGAACCGCTTCCGCAGCAGGTTGTGGACAAGCTGAACGACTCACGGCTCTGGGGCGAAGGGTTCGGGACCACGGAATACCTCGGCGCTGCGCTGCTGGATCTGGCCTGGCATGTGCTGGACGGAACCGGAATCCCCGACGACGTCCTGGCGTTTGAGGCGAAGTCCCTCGCGGCCGCTGGTGTGGCTCATGCCCTGATCCCGCCGCGTTACCGGACCGGCTATTTCCAGCACATCTTCGCGGGAGACGGCTATGCGGCCGGCTATTACTCGTATATCTGGAGTGAGGTGCTGGACGCCGAAACCGTGGACTGGTTCACCGAGAGCGGCGGCATAACGCGGGCCAACGGCGAACGCTTCCGCCAGGAGCTGCTTTCCTGCGGCAACAGCAGGGACCCGCTGGAATCCTTCCGCGCGCTCCGCGGCCGCGACGCCGAACTCGAACCCCTGCTGAAACGCCGCGGCCTCGAGTAG
- the pdxS gene encoding pyridoxal 5'-phosphate synthase lyase subunit PdxS: MSTPDVSSEAGSSANSVTGSNRVKRGMAEMLKGGVIMDVVNVEQARIAEDAGAVAVMALERVPADIRAQGGVSRMSDPDMIDKIIEAVSVPVMAKARIGHFVEAQVLQSLGVDYIDESEVLTPADYVHHIDKWNFKVPFVCGATNLGEALRRINEGAAMIRSKGEAGTGDVSNATGHMRQIRAAIAKLAALPEDELYVAAKELQAPYELVKEVAAAGKLPVVLFTAGGIATPADAAMMMQLGADGVFVGSGIFKSGNPAQRAAAVVKATTFFDDPDVIAKASRGLGEAMVGINVEEIPQPHRLSERGW; this comes from the coding sequence GTGTCTACACCTGATGTAAGCAGCGAAGCCGGTTCGTCCGCGAACAGCGTCACGGGCAGCAACCGCGTCAAGCGCGGCATGGCTGAGATGCTCAAGGGCGGCGTCATCATGGACGTCGTCAACGTTGAACAGGCCCGCATCGCCGAAGACGCCGGTGCCGTTGCAGTGATGGCCCTGGAGCGCGTTCCGGCCGATATCCGCGCCCAGGGCGGCGTGTCCCGCATGTCGGATCCGGACATGATCGACAAGATCATTGAAGCCGTCTCCGTCCCGGTTATGGCCAAGGCCCGGATCGGCCACTTCGTGGAGGCCCAGGTCCTGCAGTCGTTGGGCGTGGACTACATTGACGAGTCCGAGGTCCTGACCCCGGCCGACTACGTCCACCACATCGACAAGTGGAACTTCAAGGTTCCCTTTGTCTGTGGCGCCACGAACCTGGGTGAGGCGCTGCGCCGCATCAACGAAGGCGCGGCCATGATCCGTTCCAAGGGTGAGGCAGGCACCGGCGACGTCTCCAACGCCACCGGGCACATGCGCCAGATCCGCGCCGCGATCGCCAAGCTTGCCGCCCTGCCCGAGGACGAGCTGTACGTCGCGGCCAAGGAACTGCAGGCCCCGTACGAACTGGTCAAGGAAGTTGCCGCCGCCGGCAAGCTCCCCGTGGTGCTGTTCACCGCCGGCGGCATCGCCACTCCGGCCGACGCTGCGATGATGATGCAGCTCGGCGCTGACGGCGTGTTCGTCGGCTCCGGCATCTTCAAGTCCGGCAACCCGGCCCAGCGTGCAGCTGCTGTAGTCAAGGCCACCACGTTCTTCGATGACCCCGACGTCATCGCCAAGGCCTCCCGCGGCCTCGGCGAAGCCATGGTGGGCATCAACGTGGAGGAGATCCCGCAGCCGCACCGCCTCTCCGAGCGCGGCTGGTAG
- the pgsA gene encoding phosphatidylinositol phosphate synthase, which produces MLNRHARGFFTALFTPLARWLLRIGVSPDAVTVIGTAGVVVGALVFYPLGQLWWGTLFITAFIFSDVLDGIMARLRDSGGRWGNFLDSTLDRIADGALFAGVAIWFFTGGADYAIAVAAMLCLVLGMVVSYARSKAESLGFTANVGIAERAERLVSVLVVTGFTGLGLPPVVLLVTLGLLALASLITIIQRVATVHRQAFAESAASD; this is translated from the coding sequence ATGCTGAATAGGCATGCGCGCGGGTTTTTCACCGCGCTGTTCACTCCGCTTGCGCGTTGGCTCCTGAGAATCGGTGTTTCCCCTGATGCGGTGACGGTCATCGGAACCGCCGGCGTGGTGGTCGGTGCGTTGGTCTTCTACCCCCTCGGCCAGCTCTGGTGGGGCACGCTGTTCATTACGGCATTCATCTTCTCGGACGTGCTCGACGGCATTATGGCCCGGCTGCGGGACAGCGGCGGCCGCTGGGGAAACTTCCTGGACTCCACGTTGGACAGGATCGCCGACGGCGCACTGTTCGCGGGCGTGGCCATCTGGTTCTTCACCGGGGGCGCCGATTACGCCATCGCCGTCGCAGCCATGCTCTGCCTGGTTCTGGGCATGGTGGTCTCGTATGCGCGGTCCAAGGCAGAATCCCTCGGCTTCACAGCTAATGTGGGCATCGCCGAGCGCGCCGAGAGACTGGTATCGGTCCTGGTGGTCACCGGATTCACCGGTCTTGGGCTGCCGCCGGTGGTCCTTCTCGTGACGCTCGGACTCCTGGCCCTGGCCAGCCTCATCACCATCATCCAGCGCGTAGCCACCGTCCACCGCCAGGCCTTTGCGGAGTCCGCAGCTTCGGATTAA
- a CDS encoding HIT domain-containing protein, producing the protein MQENTGAGYPGDVGVTDDFDLAGVPDAFQRLWTPHRMAYIKGGQHQFKGENDCPFCVGPGRTDEEALIVYRGKTCYVVLNLFPYNPGHLLVCPYRHVPDYTDLTVEETAEFAEITQTAMRVLRKVANPGGFNLGMNQGVVGGAGIAAHLHQHIVPRWGGDGNFFPIIAQTKAITQTLDEVRQQVAEAWPGETDAE; encoded by the coding sequence GTGCAGGAGAACACAGGCGCAGGATATCCAGGGGATGTCGGCGTGACAGATGACTTTGATCTCGCGGGCGTGCCGGATGCTTTCCAGCGCCTGTGGACTCCGCACCGGATGGCCTACATCAAGGGCGGCCAGCACCAGTTCAAAGGCGAGAACGACTGCCCCTTCTGCGTGGGTCCGGGCCGGACTGACGAGGAAGCCCTGATCGTTTACCGGGGAAAGACCTGTTACGTGGTCCTGAACCTGTTTCCCTACAATCCGGGCCACCTCCTGGTCTGCCCCTACCGGCACGTCCCGGACTACACCGACCTCACCGTGGAAGAGACTGCGGAATTTGCGGAGATCACCCAGACAGCCATGCGGGTCCTGCGCAAGGTGGCAAACCCTGGCGGGTTCAACCTCGGCATGAACCAGGGTGTGGTCGGCGGGGCAGGAATCGCCGCGCACCTGCACCAGCACATCGTTCCGCGCTGGGGCGGGGACGGTAACTTCTTCCCCATCATTGCCCAGACCAAGGCCATCACGCAGACCCTGGACGAAGTCCGCCAGCAGGTCGCAGAGGCCTGGCCCGGGGAGACTGATGCTGAATAG
- the thrS gene encoding threonine--tRNA ligase, with amino-acid sequence MSDAQQITLIVDGEETKVTTGTTGAELFFERRDVVVARVNGELKDLDQELPEGAEIEGVTIDSPDGLDVLRHSTAHVMAQAVQQLRPDAKLGIGPYITDGFYFDFDVAEPFTPEDLKTLEKMMLKIVNQNQKFVRRVVSEDEAREAMKNEPYKLELLGKKNNAAEAGEGVNVEVGAGDITIYDNVERKEGTTVWCDLCRGPHLPNTKLISNAFALTRSSSAYWLGNQKNQQLQRIYGTAWPTKDALKAYQERIAEAERRDHRKLGVELDLFSFPDELGSGLPVFHPKGGIIRKEMEDYSRQRHVDAGYEFVYTPHITKGHLYEVSGHLDWYKDGMFPPMHVDPELNEDGTVRKPGQDYYLKPMNCPMHNLIFRARGRSYRELPLRLFEFGAVYRYEKSGVVHGLTRVRGMTQDDAHIYCTREQMKDELTKTLKFVLDLLKDYGLNDFYLELSTKDPEKYVGEDAAWEEATRTLAEVAEESGLELVADPGGAAFYGPKISVQAKDALGRTWQMSTIQLDFNLPERFELEFQAADGTRQRPVMIHRALFGSIERFMGVLTEHYAGAFPAWLSPVQVVGIPVAETFNEYMFDVVDQLKAAGIRAEVDTSSDRFPKKIRTASKDKIPFVLIAGGDDAEAGAVSFRFRDGSQDNGVPVAEAVKRITEAVRNRTS; translated from the coding sequence GTGTCAGATGCCCAGCAGATCACCCTCATCGTCGATGGCGAAGAGACCAAGGTGACTACCGGGACAACCGGTGCGGAACTCTTCTTTGAGCGCCGCGATGTTGTTGTTGCCCGCGTCAATGGCGAGCTGAAGGACCTGGACCAGGAGCTGCCCGAGGGCGCCGAAATCGAGGGCGTCACCATCGATTCCCCTGACGGCCTGGACGTCCTCCGCCACTCCACCGCCCACGTGATGGCCCAGGCAGTGCAGCAGCTGCGGCCGGACGCCAAGCTGGGCATCGGCCCGTACATCACCGACGGCTTCTACTTCGACTTCGACGTCGCCGAGCCGTTCACCCCCGAGGACCTCAAGACCCTCGAGAAGATGATGCTCAAGATCGTCAACCAGAACCAGAAGTTCGTCCGCCGGGTGGTCAGCGAGGACGAAGCCCGCGAGGCCATGAAGAACGAGCCCTACAAGCTCGAACTCCTGGGCAAGAAGAACAACGCCGCCGAAGCCGGCGAGGGCGTCAACGTCGAGGTCGGCGCCGGCGACATCACCATCTACGACAACGTCGAGCGCAAAGAGGGCACCACCGTCTGGTGCGACCTCTGCCGCGGCCCGCACCTGCCCAACACCAAGCTCATCTCCAACGCCTTCGCCCTGACCCGGTCCTCCTCCGCGTACTGGCTGGGCAACCAGAAGAACCAGCAGCTGCAGCGCATCTACGGCACCGCCTGGCCCACCAAGGACGCGCTCAAGGCCTACCAGGAGCGCATTGCGGAGGCTGAGCGGCGCGACCACCGGAAGCTCGGCGTCGAACTTGACCTGTTCTCCTTCCCCGACGAGCTGGGCTCCGGCCTGCCGGTGTTCCACCCCAAGGGCGGCATCATCCGCAAGGAAATGGAGGACTACTCCCGCCAGCGCCACGTCGACGCCGGCTACGAGTTCGTCTACACCCCGCACATCACCAAGGGCCACCTGTACGAAGTCTCCGGCCACCTGGACTGGTACAAGGACGGCATGTTCCCGCCCATGCACGTGGACCCGGAACTTAATGAAGACGGCACCGTGCGCAAGCCCGGCCAGGACTACTACCTGAAGCCGATGAACTGCCCCATGCACAACCTGATCTTCCGTGCCCGCGGACGCTCTTACCGCGAACTGCCCCTGCGGCTCTTCGAATTCGGCGCCGTGTACCGGTACGAAAAGTCCGGCGTGGTCCACGGCCTGACCCGGGTCCGTGGCATGACACAGGACGACGCCCACATCTACTGCACCCGCGAGCAGATGAAGGACGAACTCACCAAGACCCTGAAGTTCGTGCTCGACCTGCTGAAGGACTACGGCCTGAACGACTTCTACCTGGAGCTGTCCACCAAGGACCCCGAGAAGTACGTCGGCGAGGACGCCGCCTGGGAAGAAGCCACCCGGACCCTGGCCGAGGTAGCCGAGGAATCCGGTCTGGAACTGGTCGCGGATCCGGGCGGCGCTGCCTTCTACGGTCCGAAGATCTCCGTCCAGGCCAAGGACGCACTGGGCCGCACCTGGCAGATGTCCACCATCCAGCTGGACTTCAACCTCCCGGAACGCTTCGAACTGGAATTCCAGGCAGCCGACGGCACCCGCCAGCGTCCCGTGATGATCCACCGTGCACTCTTCGGTTCCATCGAGCGGTTCATGGGTGTGCTCACCGAGCACTACGCCGGTGCGTTCCCCGCGTGGCTTTCCCCTGTCCAGGTGGTGGGTATTCCGGTGGCCGAAACGTTCAACGAGTACATGTTCGACGTCGTTGACCAGCTCAAGGCGGCGGGCATCCGCGCCGAGGTGGATACGTCCTCGGACAGGTTCCCCAAGAAGATCCGCACCGCCAGCAAGGACAAGATCCCGTTTGTCCTGATCGCCGGCGGCGACGACGCCGAGGCCGGCGCGGTGTCCTTCCGCTTCCGTGACGGGAGCCAGGACAACGGCGTGCCGGTGGCCGAGGCCGTCAAGCGGATCACAGAAGCCGTCCGTAACCGGACCAGCTAG
- the dnaE gene encoding DNA polymerase III subunit alpha has translation MSFSHLHVSTAFSAHYGVAWPDELAQVAAADGATALACTDRDGLYGTIKHLKACMAAGIDPIVGVDLAVFDDDGDHRTQLAGRVVVLARGNNNGAGYRALCRLVSDAHARTSGKAGGAVPVAVTRAELASRTLDPKTLKPVLTVLIGPDSDVGRAMSGRRYLRPRTLFRGWLEAMPPKTLVAEVVSQLTAPGAPLSTAHAVRMLKLAEEHHVPAVLTNAVRYCAEDGAATADVLDSARTLKSLPELAAEPLLQPNGQAWLKSSAQMLQLGKEIIRAAGYGAADLKQLMAQTEALADFCRIDPVTDMGWKQPVVPEASVIGISQDPHDELVQRCEAGVSRRFPGISGSAHKDMRSRLEHELGIIRNLGFSSYFLTVAEVSRMIQDMGVRAAARGSGASSLVNYLIDVSQVDPLQHDLIFERFLSRDRATLPDIDIDVESAERHNVYRRIFERFGSERVTLMSMQNGYRARGAVRDAGMALGMDHDDVGEIAKQLWRFSARKFREALVEKPELREFAGRVERRDFAENQQLDLLVDLTERLDRLPRHISMHPCGVILGDATLLDRTPVQPSGLGLPMSQFDKHDMDPMGMLKLDVLGVRMQSAMAFAVREVIRIHPSKAEVVAAGAHPAGPDGAGPDYIAENGHIDLNAVPLDDEPTYELIRSTHTLGCFQIESPGQRELIGKLAPREFNDLIIDISLFRPGPMKSDMVRPFLEHRHGFAPEVYPHPDLKPVLQETHGVTVFHEQILKTFHVMTGCGLARADEFRRALGDEVLELKVEEFFRKEARIKGYSPEVVDKVWGTLKAFGSFGFCKAHGAAFAVPTYQSAWLKTHHPEAFLAGLWEHDPGMYPKRLLVAEARRLGIPILPLDINRSQAEYRVERVADGPDAGKLGIRLSLNGIYGLSGTELKRIVAGQPYDSLADLRTRSRLSKPSIKRLAQLGAFDSLHRESGGAANRADLVQHLQKLQAAGATRKGVDIMEGQLSLPLGDVELRNVKPGLPAPTLVENVRAELDLMAIDVSGHLMDSHRPMLDRLGVTTADKLLSLRNNTEVLVAGVRIATQTPPMRGGRRVVFISIDDGTGCVDSVFFHEAQEQAGLLLFGTRLLLIRGTTRRTGPRGISLSASMAWDLSRVESLPFAADRVESTDVPHPLDGISRSLAITGMGG, from the coding sequence ATGAGCTTCTCCCACCTTCACGTTTCCACGGCCTTCAGCGCACACTATGGCGTGGCCTGGCCGGACGAACTGGCCCAGGTTGCCGCCGCGGACGGCGCAACCGCGCTCGCCTGCACGGACCGGGACGGCCTCTACGGCACCATCAAACACCTCAAAGCCTGCATGGCTGCCGGCATCGACCCCATCGTGGGTGTGGACCTTGCGGTCTTCGACGACGACGGCGACCACCGCACCCAGCTCGCCGGCAGGGTGGTGGTGCTCGCCCGTGGCAACAACAACGGGGCGGGCTACCGCGCCCTGTGCCGGCTGGTGTCCGACGCCCATGCCCGCACCTCCGGCAAAGCCGGGGGAGCGGTGCCGGTGGCGGTCACCCGCGCCGAACTCGCCTCCCGAACGCTCGACCCCAAAACCCTGAAACCGGTCCTGACAGTCCTGATTGGCCCGGATTCCGACGTCGGACGGGCCATGAGCGGCCGGCGCTACCTCCGTCCGCGCACCCTTTTCAGGGGCTGGCTGGAAGCCATGCCCCCAAAAACCCTGGTGGCGGAAGTCGTTTCCCAGCTCACTGCCCCCGGGGCGCCCCTGAGCACCGCTCATGCGGTACGTATGCTCAAGCTCGCGGAAGAACACCACGTACCGGCCGTGCTCACCAATGCGGTCCGCTACTGCGCTGAGGACGGTGCCGCCACGGCGGACGTGCTCGACTCCGCCCGGACGCTGAAGTCCCTCCCTGAGCTCGCGGCCGAACCGCTGCTCCAGCCCAACGGGCAGGCCTGGCTCAAATCATCAGCGCAGATGCTTCAGCTCGGCAAGGAAATCATCCGCGCCGCAGGGTACGGCGCAGCGGACCTCAAACAGCTGATGGCACAGACCGAGGCGCTCGCCGACTTCTGCCGGATTGACCCGGTGACTGACATGGGCTGGAAGCAGCCGGTGGTCCCCGAGGCATCGGTCATTGGCATCAGCCAGGACCCGCACGATGAACTGGTGCAGCGCTGTGAGGCCGGGGTCAGCAGGCGGTTCCCCGGAATATCAGGCTCAGCCCACAAGGACATGCGCTCGCGGCTGGAGCACGAGCTGGGGATCATCAGGAACCTCGGGTTTTCCTCCTACTTCCTCACGGTCGCGGAGGTCTCCCGGATGATCCAGGACATGGGGGTCAGGGCAGCCGCCCGCGGTTCCGGGGCTTCCAGCCTGGTCAACTACCTGATTGATGTCAGCCAGGTGGACCCCCTGCAACACGACCTGATCTTCGAACGCTTCCTGTCCCGGGACCGGGCCACGTTGCCGGACATCGACATCGACGTCGAAAGCGCTGAACGGCACAACGTGTACAGGCGGATCTTTGAGCGCTTCGGTTCCGAGCGCGTCACGCTGATGAGCATGCAGAACGGGTACCGCGCCCGCGGTGCCGTCCGCGACGCCGGGATGGCCCTGGGCATGGACCATGACGACGTCGGTGAGATCGCCAAGCAGCTGTGGCGTTTTTCGGCCCGGAAATTCCGTGAGGCACTGGTTGAGAAACCTGAGCTGCGGGAGTTCGCCGGACGGGTGGAACGGCGGGACTTCGCCGAAAACCAGCAGCTTGACCTGCTGGTGGACCTCACCGAACGGCTGGACCGGCTGCCCCGCCATATTTCCATGCATCCCTGCGGGGTGATCCTGGGCGATGCCACGCTGCTGGACCGGACCCCTGTGCAGCCCAGCGGACTGGGGCTGCCCATGAGCCAGTTCGATAAACACGACATGGATCCCATGGGCATGCTCAAACTTGATGTCCTGGGGGTCAGGATGCAGAGCGCCATGGCCTTTGCCGTCCGGGAAGTCATCCGGATCCATCCCTCCAAAGCGGAGGTGGTGGCGGCCGGGGCCCACCCTGCAGGTCCTGACGGGGCCGGGCCGGACTACATCGCCGAGAACGGCCACATCGACCTCAACGCCGTACCGCTGGATGATGAACCAACCTACGAACTGATCCGCAGCACCCACACGCTGGGCTGTTTCCAGATCGAGTCGCCCGGCCAGCGTGAGCTGATCGGCAAGCTGGCGCCGCGTGAGTTCAATGACCTCATCATCGACATTTCGCTGTTCCGGCCGGGCCCCATGAAATCGGACATGGTGCGGCCCTTCCTGGAACACAGGCACGGCTTCGCGCCGGAGGTCTACCCGCACCCGGACCTGAAGCCCGTGCTGCAGGAAACGCACGGCGTCACTGTCTTCCATGAACAGATCCTGAAAACCTTCCACGTGATGACCGGCTGCGGCCTGGCGCGCGCCGACGAGTTCCGGCGCGCGCTCGGCGACGAGGTCCTCGAACTGAAAGTGGAAGAGTTCTTCCGCAAGGAGGCCCGGATCAAGGGGTACTCACCGGAAGTGGTGGACAAGGTCTGGGGGACCCTGAAAGCCTTTGGCAGCTTCGGCTTCTGCAAGGCGCACGGTGCGGCATTTGCCGTTCCCACCTACCAGTCCGCCTGGCTGAAGACGCACCACCCCGAGGCTTTCCTGGCCGGGCTATGGGAACACGATCCCGGTATGTACCCCAAACGGCTGCTGGTGGCCGAAGCCCGCAGGCTGGGCATCCCCATCCTGCCGCTGGACATCAACCGCAGCCAGGCCGAGTACCGGGTGGAACGGGTGGCGGACGGGCCGGATGCCGGCAAGCTGGGGATCAGGCTGAGCCTTAACGGCATCTACGGCCTGTCCGGGACCGAGCTCAAACGGATTGTCGCCGGCCAGCCCTACGACTCCCTGGCTGACCTCCGGACACGGTCCAGGCTGAGCAAGCCAAGCATCAAAAGGCTCGCGCAGCTGGGTGCCTTTGATTCCCTGCACCGGGAGTCGGGCGGCGCCGCCAACCGCGCAGACCTCGTCCAGCACCTGCAAAAGCTCCAGGCCGCGGGCGCTACCCGGAAGGGCGTCGACATTATGGAAGGGCAGCTGTCCCTGCCGCTGGGGGATGTGGAACTGCGGAACGTCAAACCCGGGCTTCCCGCGCCCACCCTGGTGGAAAACGTCCGGGCAGAACTGGACCTGATGGCCATAGATGTCAGCGGGCACCTGATGGACAGCCACCGGCCCATGCTGGACCGGCTGGGGGTCACCACTGCAGACAAACTGCTGAGCCTGCGCAACAACACCGAGGTGCTGGTGGCCGGGGTGCGCATCGCCACCCAGACCCCGCCCATGCGTGGCGGCCGGCGGGTGGTGTTCATCAGCATCGATGACGGCACCGGCTGCGTCGACTCCGTGTTCTTCCATGAAGCCCAGGAGCAGGCGGGGCTGTTGCTGTTCGGCACCAGGCTGCTGCTGATCCGGGGCACCACGCGGCGGACAGGTCCCCGGGGAATCAGCCTGAGCGCCAGCATGGCCTGGGACCTGAGCCGGGTGGAATCCCTGCCGTTCGCGGCAGACCGCGTGGAGAGCACCGATGTGCCGCATCCCCTGGACGGAATCAGTCGAAGCCTTGCGATTACCGGAATGGGCGGCTGA
- a CDS encoding DUF6504 family protein, with protein sequence MGMFSESVDVVCTPAGQPLKLQWAGRHYTVCAEPVRWYERRQWWAEERRAPLGSGPGLVDHEIWRVQVQADPRSAGPRDAAEPLTLDLSRHIGSGRWRLLRIHDALRPQTA encoded by the coding sequence ATGGGTATGTTCAGCGAGTCCGTGGACGTCGTCTGCACCCCTGCGGGCCAGCCGCTGAAACTCCAATGGGCCGGGCGGCACTACACGGTGTGCGCCGAGCCTGTCCGGTGGTACGAACGCCGGCAGTGGTGGGCCGAGGAACGCCGTGCGCCCCTCGGCAGCGGGCCGGGGCTGGTGGACCACGAAATCTGGCGCGTCCAAGTACAGGCGGACCCGCGGAGTGCCGGACCCCGGGATGCAGCAGAGCCGCTCACCCTGGACCTGAGCAGGCATATCGGCAGCGGCCGCTGGAGGCTCCTGCGGATCCACGACGCACTCCGGCCCCAAACAGCATGA
- a CDS encoding chorismate mutase, translating to MMATIQGNDRDALADKEQLAAVRIAVDEVDEQIVTLIARRERLIRIAGTLKGDDAEVRAPGRVERVIEHVRSAAEKKDIDPDIVESTYRAMISGFIELEMKVHKESS from the coding sequence ATGATGGCAACAATTCAAGGAAACGATCGGGATGCTTTGGCCGACAAGGAACAGCTCGCTGCCGTTCGGATTGCGGTCGACGAAGTTGATGAGCAGATTGTCACGCTCATTGCGCGGCGTGAACGCCTGATCCGCATCGCCGGAACCCTGAAGGGGGACGACGCCGAAGTCCGCGCCCCCGGCCGGGTGGAACGGGTGATTGAGCATGTCCGGTCCGCCGCGGAAAAGAAGGACATTGATCCGGACATCGTGGAATCAACCTACCGGGCCATGATCTCGGGGTTCATTGAACTCGAAATGAAGGTCCACAAAGAAAGCAGCTGA
- a CDS encoding VOC family protein produces MQPRVDFISLGVRSVDASRRFYAEGLGWPVHREFPGDVVFIQVNHGLILSLWDAAQMHAEAGVGAPGPVPCITLSHNLPSTEAVDRVMAEAASAGATIVAAPVTQPWGGYSGYFADPDGFRWEIAYNPTWAVDDAGKVTV; encoded by the coding sequence ATGCAGCCCAGAGTCGACTTCATCTCACTAGGCGTTCGAAGTGTTGACGCCTCCCGCCGGTTCTACGCCGAAGGACTCGGCTGGCCTGTCCACCGCGAGTTCCCCGGCGATGTGGTGTTCATCCAGGTCAACCACGGCCTCATCCTTTCCTTGTGGGACGCCGCGCAGATGCACGCCGAGGCGGGGGTGGGTGCGCCCGGCCCGGTCCCCTGCATCACGCTCAGCCACAACCTGCCCAGCACCGAAGCGGTGGACCGGGTCATGGCGGAGGCGGCATCGGCCGGGGCCACCATCGTGGCTGCGCCCGTCACCCAGCCGTGGGGCGGGTACAGCGGTTATTTCGCCGATCCGGACGGCTTCCGCTGGGAGATTGCCTATAACCCCACCTGGGCAGTGGACGACGCCGGCAAGGTCACCGTTTAG